Proteins found in one Panicum hallii strain FIL2 chromosome 4, PHallii_v3.1, whole genome shotgun sequence genomic segment:
- the LOC112889473 gene encoding aquaporin NIP2-2: protein MAAPSTASRANSRVNYSNEIHDLSTVQSGSAVPTMYYPEKSLADIFPPHLLKKVISEVVATFLLVFVTCGAASIYGEDLKRISQLGQSVAGGLIVTVMIYATGHISGAHMNPAVTLSFACFRHFPWIQVPFYWAAQFTGAMCAAFVLKAVLHPITVIGTTTPTGPHWHALVIEIVVTFNMMFVTCAVATDSRAVGELAGLAVGSAVCITSIFAGPVSGGSMNPARTLAPAVASNVYTGLWIYFLGPVIGTLSGAWVYTYIRFEENPAKDGPQRLSSFKLRRMQSQSLAADEFDTV, encoded by the exons ATGGCCGCCCCCTCCACCGCGTCGAGGGCCAACTCGCGGGTGAACTACTCGAACGAGATCCACGACCTCTCCACCGTGCAGAGCGGCTCCGCCGTCCCCACCATGTACTACCCGGAGAAGTCCCTCGCCGACATCTTCCCGCCCCACCTCCTCAAGAAG GTGATCTCGGAGGTGGTGGCGACGTTCCTGCTGGTGTTCGTGACATGCGGCGCGGCGTCCATCTACGGCGAGGACCTCAAGCGCATCTCGCAGCTGGGGCAGTCGGTGGCCGGCGGGCTCATCGTCACCGTCATGATCTACGCCACCGGCCACATCTCCGGCGCGCACATGAACCCCGCCGTCACGCTCTCCTTTGCGTGCTTCCGGCATTTCCCCTGGATTCAG GTGCCGTTCTACTGGGCGGCGCAGTTCACGGGGGCGATGTGCGCGGCGTTCGTGCTCAAGGCGGTGCTCCACCCCATCACCGTGATCGGCACCACCACGCCGACGGGGCCGCACTGGCACGCGCTCGTCATCGAGATCGTCGTCACCTTCAACATGATGTTCGTCACCTGCGCCGTCGCCACCGACTCCAGGGCG GTGGGTGAGTTGGCCGGGTTAGCAGTCGGTTCCGCGGTTTGCATTACGTCAATCTTCGCAGG GCCTGTGTCCGGCGGATCGATGAACCCGGCGAGGACgctggcgccggcggtggccagcAACGTCTACACGGGCCTCTGGATCTACTTCCTCGGCCCCGTCATCGGCACGCTCTCCGGCGCCTGGGTCTACACCTACATCCGCTTCGAGGAGAACCCCGCCAAGGACGGGCCCCAGCGGCTCTCCTCCTTCAAGCTCCGCCGCATGCAGAGCCAgtccctcgccgccgacgagtTCGACACCGTCTAA